The window CGCTCGATGCCGTCGAGCACCGGCCTGAGGCGCCCGGCGCCCGCCGAGACCTGGTCGGCGGTCGCCTTGAGCTCGTTGGCAATGACGACGAAGGCGCTGCCGCGACTGCCGAGATGGCTCGCCTTGAGGCCCGCGTTCATGCCGATCAGCGTGATATCGACCGTCGCTTCGGCCAAGCCCGCGATGGCCTGACGGAATTTCACCAGCGTATCCTCGACGACCGCCAGCGCCTCGTCGACCGAGCGACCGGCGCTCTCGCAGGTGGCGATCAGGGTCGAGGCCTGTGCCAGTGTCTGCTTGATGCGAGTCAGGAACGACGACGAGCCGTTCTCGGCGCCGAACAGCGCGCGGCCGTGACCGACGATGCCACCCGCATCACTGAGGATCGCCGACAGCGCCCGGATGATCTGGCCGATGTCACCGCCGAACTCGCGCTGCGCGTCCCTGAGCTGGGCCGCCTGCAACTGGCGGATCGCATGTGCGCCGTCTTCGCTTACGACCTGCTCCGGGACGAGACTCGGCGTCGGGCCGGATGAAAGGCGCAAGCCGCAACAGACATGTTCGAGGCGTTGTCGCGTGCTGTCGCCGGCCTGCAAGGAAATGATCGCGACGCCAACCGCCTCGGCGATCTTCCGCGTACTGCCGCTGGCGAGATCGGCGAGATGGCTGCTCTTGCTGCGCTGGTCGCGCAGGCCGGAATAGGCCCCTCCCAGTTCGGCGCTCTCGGCGAGCAGCTGATCGCCATAGCGGCTCTCGAACTCCTTCTGCCGGCCGGATGCGGTGGCGACCGCGTCCGATAGGCGCTGCTGGTCCCGCGCGCACCCCTCGATCGAGCCCTGCACGGCTTTGCCGAGGTCGTAAGCCTCCTGCGTGAAGGCGAGAAAACCCTCGCGATCGCCGTCGAGCGAGGCTGCCTCGATCCGCGCGCTACGCGCGATGATGGTGATCATCCCGATGTGCTTGAACAGCGGCTTCAGCAGCGAGGACGCCGCTGTCGTGCTGTTGCCGATCGTCGCCAGCAGGGCGCTCTCGGCCGGCAGCGCTCGCGCCAGATCGCTCAGCCGCGCGGCGATCTCCTGCAGCGCGGTCGCGGCGCCCTCGATCTCCGTACCGGAGAGTTCGCCGGATAGCGTCGCGAGGCCCTGATTCAGTTCCTTGAAGATGGTGTGGCCGCGACCGAGCTCATGACCAACGCGCGCGAACACGTCCTCGATGCGCGACGAGACGTCCTCGACCGCAGCGATCGCGTCCGTCAAATTGCTGGCCGGAAGAATCGACATTGCAATCAGCCCACCGCCGCTGCGTGTCCAGCCTGATACCAGAGCATGATCTCGCGCGGGATGTGGTTCAACGAGACCACCTTCTCGACCCCACCATGGGCGATGGCTTCCTTGGGCATGCCGAACACCACGCAGCTCTCTTCGTCCTGCGCGCGGGTCGAGGCGCCGAGTTTGCGCATCTCCAGCATGCCGCGCGCGCCGTCATCGCCCATGCCGGTCATGATGACACCGAGCGCGTTGGCGCCGGCATGCTGGGCGGCCGAGCGAAACAGCACGTCGACGGACGGCCGATGCCGCGACACCGGCGGGCCGTCCTTGATCGCGACCTGATAGCGCAAGCCGATGCGCTGGAGCAGCATGTGCCGCGCGCCTGGCGCGATATAGGCGCAGCCGGGCAGCACCGGCTCGCCATCCTCGGCCTCCTTCACCCCGATCTGGCAGATGCTGTCGAGACGCTTGGCGAAGGCGGCGGTGAAGCCTGCCGGCATGTGCTGGACGATCAGGATGGGAGGACAGTGCGCCGGCAGCATCTCGAGCACGTCGTTGAGCGCTTCCGTTCCTCCCGTCGATGCACCGATGCACACGATGCGCTCCGTCGTCGGCCGCACCTTGCCCTGCACCGGCGGCGGGATAATGGCGTCAGCGGTCAATTTCTTCTCGATGACCCGCCGCTCCGTGCGCGGACGCACCCGGGCACGTGCCGCCGACTTCACGGATTCACGCAACCGTGTGGAGCATTCGAGCAGCGCCTGCCGCGTGTCGATCTTCGGCTTGGGGACGATATCGACGGCGCCGGCCTCGAACGCCTCGAACATCACGTTCGAGCCTTCCTCGGTCAGCGAGGAACAGATAATCACCGGGATGGGGCGCTGCGCCATGATCTTGCGCAGGAACGTCATGCCGTCCATGCGCGGCATTTCCAGGTCGAGGATCATGACATCGGGGATTTCATTCTGGAGGCGGCGCGCGGCCGCAAACGGATCGGAGGCCGTTCCCATCACCTCGATGTCGGGATCGTCGTTGAGGATCGTCTGCAGGATTTGGCGAACCGACGCCGAATCGTCCACGATCAGTACGCGAACTTTCTCCTTCGGCATCTCGGCGGCGCTCCAATCAGACCTGGAAAATGGTGGGCTGAACCTGCTTCAGACCCGGCACGGCACTGTGAATCATCGACTCGGAATGTCCGACCAGCAGATAGCCGCCCGGCCGCAAATGCCTGCAAAGTTGCTCGACGACTTTACGCTGGGTCGGCTTGTCGAAGTAAATCAACACATTACGGCAGAAAATCATATCGACGTCGCGGTCGACGGGATAAGACGAATCCATCAGATTCATCCGCATGAAATGCGTCATGCGCCGCAATTCCGGCGCCACCCGTACCTCACCGCGCGACCTGTCCCGCGACGACAGGAAGTATCGCTTGACGAAATGTTCCGGCACAGGCGCGAGCACGTCACGTGTGTAGATCGCACTCTTGGCGAGGCGTAGCACCGCAGTCGAGATGTCGGTTCCAAGGATGCGGTACTGAAACCGTGATCCGCTCCGCGTCATGTCGTCCAGCACCATCGCGGTGGTGTAGGCTTCCATGCCGGTCGAGCTCGCCGAGCTCCAGACCTTCAGGTTCGCGTTCCTGCGCCCATGCGACTTGAGCAAGGCCGGAACGGCGACGTCCCGCATGAAGGTGAAATGCTGCGGCTCCCGAAAGAAGTCGGTCTTGTTGGTCGTCACCACATCGATCAGATGGGTGAGCTCGGTGTCGAAATGTTCGGCCCCGAACAGGTTGTCGACATATTCGTTCAAGTCGGAAAACTTCAGCGCACGCACGCGCTTGTGCAAGCGCCCCTCCAGCATCAGCCGCTTGCCCTGCGGCAGCTTGATGCCGACTTGGCCCTCGATCAATTCGGCAATGGTCCGGAAATGACGGTCCGACAGATGCACGGCCGTATCCTGCAAGGCGGGCATCATGGCCGCCAGCCCCGGCCCTGAAGGCCCGCATGCAATGAATGTCGGGCCAAACGGGCCATCTCTCGGATCCTACGCGTTTATACGACAAGAGAACTAGGATAGGTCCGCCTCATGGGCGGGTGGACCTATCCCTGGAAAGTCTCAGCGCTGAAAGTCGGCGTCCCGATCGTCCTCACCGTCGTTCATGTCGAAAGCGAAGCCGCCACCACCCGCGGCCCTGATGGCGCGCGCCGGCTTGGCCTGCGGCTTCTTGGCGGGACGCTCGACGGCCACCATGGTCGCTGCCTTGGTGCGGAGCTGATTGACGGCCCGGTCGATCGGCGTCGGCGCATGGCTCTTTGCGCCATGCTCGATGCGGAAATAGGCGATCGTAGACTGGAGCTGCTCGGCCTGCGAAGCGAGCTCCTCCGAGGTCGAAGACACCTCTTCGGAGGCACTGGCGTTCTGCTGACCGACCTTGTCGAGCTGCTGGATCGCCTGGTTGATCTGAGCCGAGCCGACGTCCTGCTCGCGACAGGCCGCAGTGATCTCTTCGACGAGTTCTGCCGTCTTCTTGATGTCCGGAACGAGCTTGGCCAGCATCGAGCCCGCCTCCTGCGCCACCTTGACGGTCTCCACCGAGAGTGTGCCGATCTCGGCGGCCGCCGCCTGGCTGCGCTCGGCGAGCTTACGTACTTCGGACGCAACCACCGCAAAGCCCTTGCCATGCTCGCCGGCGCGCGCGGCTTCGACCGCCGCGTTCAGGGCGAGAAGATCGGTCTGGCGCGCGATCTCCTGCACGATCGTGATCTTCTCCGCGATGGTCTGCATCGCATTGACGGCACGCCCGACCGCCGCACCGCTGGCCTCGGCGTCCTTGGCAGACTGCGCAGCGATCTTCTCGGTCTGGTTGGCGTTGTCGGCGTTCTGCTTCACGTTCGAGGCCATCTCCTCCATCGAGGAAGATGCTTCTTCCGCCGAGGAGGCCTGCTCGGTCGCGCCCTGTGAGAGCTGCTCGGCGCTCGCCGAGAGCTCCTGGCTGCCGGCGGAGACGTTCTGTGCAGCAGTCAGGGCTTCCGACACGATCTGCCGGAGCTTCTCCACCATGCGCTCGAGCGCGAGCCCGAGCGTGTCCTTGTCCGACAGCGGCTTGGCTTCCGCCGTGAGGTCGCCCTGCGCGATCTGGTTGGCGACCGCCGCGGTGGTATTCAGGTTCACCGTCATCGCGTTCAGCGACTTGATGAGATCTCCGATCTCGTCATTGCTGGAGGCATGGATCTTGTGGCTGAGATCGCCAATCGCGACCGCATCGGCAAGGCCGACGGCGCTCGCAAGAGAGCGGCTGATGTTGATCGCGATCCACGTGGCGGCAACGGCCGCGATCACCAGCGACGCGAGTACCAGGCTGATCAGCATCAGTTCCGCACGACTGCCATCCTGCCGTGCCTGCTCGGCTTCGTCCGCCATCGCCTTCTTGACGTAGACGACGTAGGCATTGGCGGCCTCCATCGCATCGGCGACCACCTTGCGGCCCTCGTGGACCGAGCGGTCCGTCGCCTTGGCCTTGTCCGTCCTTGCCAGCCTGACGGTTTCGTCCTCATAGGCATTCATCTTGGCATAGGCCGTGGCAAAGCCATCCATCATCTTCTTGCCGCTGTCGCTCGCGGCCGCATAAATCTCGTCCTTGGATTTCAGGAGAGCCTCGCGGACCTTCGCCAGGTCAGCGGCAAATTGGTCATACTCGGCGTCGGACGCCAGGATCGCGTTCTTTTCGGCCCGAACCTGCGCCAGAATACTCTTCTCGAGCTCAGCGGCCTTCTCCATACGGCCCGCGCGCGCGACCAGATGTTCGGCCGTTCCGACCATATCGGTGAGCTTCAGGTAACCGACCGCACCGGCGATCATGGACAGCAGGATGACGACGCCGAAGGCGCTGGCAAGCTTGGCTTTGACGGTAAATCGCATGATGTATTCTCAAAGTTCTGGATTGATGTTGCTTACGCTTGCTGCACAAAAACTAAGATCAGGCGGCGCGAGGCGCTTCGCCCGGTAGCTCGTCATTCGCCATCAGCTTGGCGAGATCGAAGATAACGACGAATTTCTCGCCCTTGCGGCCGATGCCGGCGGCATAGTCGGACTGCCATTTGCCTCCGACCTCGGGGATGGGCTCGATCGCACTCTCGTCGATGTCGGTGACCTCGAACACGCAATCGGCGACGAAGCCGACGCCGGCCAACCGGCCCTTCATCGGCACGTCGAGGATGATGATACGCGTCGCTTCGGTCGCCGCCGCGGCCGGCAGGCCAAGCTTGGTCCGGAGATCCACGATCGGGTAGCCCGCGCCGCGCACGTCGATCATGCCGAGCAAGAAGTTCGGCGCATGCGGCAGGCGCGAGATCGGCCGCATGTCGAGAATTTCCCGCACATTGCGGATCGAAATGCCGAACGTCTCGCCGGCGAGCCCGAGCGTCAGATATTGCGAGGTTGCGGCCATGATGCAGTCCAGGAGTCAGATGATTTCAATCAGC is drawn from Bradyrhizobium diazoefficiens and contains these coding sequences:
- a CDS encoding chemotaxis protein → MSILPASNLTDAIAAVEDVSSRIEDVFARVGHELGRGHTIFKELNQGLATLSGELSGTEIEGAATALQEIAARLSDLARALPAESALLATIGNSTTAASSLLKPLFKHIGMITIIARSARIEAASLDGDREGFLAFTQEAYDLGKAVQGSIEGCARDQQRLSDAVATASGRQKEFESRYGDQLLAESAELGGAYSGLRDQRSKSSHLADLASGSTRKIAEAVGVAIISLQAGDSTRQRLEHVCCGLRLSSGPTPSLVPEQVVSEDGAHAIRQLQAAQLRDAQREFGGDIGQIIRALSAILSDAGGIVGHGRALFGAENGSSSFLTRIKQTLAQASTLIATCESAGRSVDEALAVVEDTLVKFRQAIAGLAEATVDITLIGMNAGLKASHLGSRGSAFVVIANELKATADQVSAGAGRLRPVLDGIERSANELKELRVQGDPRQLAKLEPQILQALREVEAGNERLGKLMSRLVDEGAEFEGLMNSAQGLMNSLGESSAALPTVAARLETANAGTHRPQPQDEVLLDDIFARYTMERERDVHREFLRTLGLSSTAAARRVEAIEPADDGIELF
- a CDS encoding chemotaxis response regulator protein-glutamate methylesterase, coding for MPKEKVRVLIVDDSASVRQILQTILNDDPDIEVMGTASDPFAAARRLQNEIPDVMILDLEMPRMDGMTFLRKIMAQRPIPVIICSSLTEEGSNVMFEAFEAGAVDIVPKPKIDTRQALLECSTRLRESVKSAARARVRPRTERRVIEKKLTADAIIPPPVQGKVRPTTERIVCIGASTGGTEALNDVLEMLPAHCPPILIVQHMPAGFTAAFAKRLDSICQIGVKEAEDGEPVLPGCAYIAPGARHMLLQRIGLRYQVAIKDGPPVSRHRPSVDVLFRSAAQHAGANALGVIMTGMGDDGARGMLEMRKLGASTRAQDEESCVVFGMPKEAIAHGGVEKVVSLNHIPREIMLWYQAGHAAAVG
- a CDS encoding protein-glutamate O-methyltransferase CheR, with translation MMPALQDTAVHLSDRHFRTIAELIEGQVGIKLPQGKRLMLEGRLHKRVRALKFSDLNEYVDNLFGAEHFDTELTHLIDVVTTNKTDFFREPQHFTFMRDVAVPALLKSHGRRNANLKVWSSASSTGMEAYTTAMVLDDMTRSGSRFQYRILGTDISTAVLRLAKSAIYTRDVLAPVPEHFVKRYFLSSRDRSRGEVRVAPELRRMTHFMRMNLMDSSYPVDRDVDMIFCRNVLIYFDKPTQRKVVEQLCRHLRPGGYLLVGHSESMIHSAVPGLKQVQPTIFQV
- a CDS encoding methyl-accepting chemotaxis protein — its product is MRFTVKAKLASAFGVVILLSMIAGAVGYLKLTDMVGTAEHLVARAGRMEKAAELEKSILAQVRAEKNAILASDAEYDQFAADLAKVREALLKSKDEIYAAASDSGKKMMDGFATAYAKMNAYEDETVRLARTDKAKATDRSVHEGRKVVADAMEAANAYVVYVKKAMADEAEQARQDGSRAELMLISLVLASLVIAAVAATWIAINISRSLASAVGLADAVAIGDLSHKIHASSNDEIGDLIKSLNAMTVNLNTTAAVANQIAQGDLTAEAKPLSDKDTLGLALERMVEKLRQIVSEALTAAQNVSAGSQELSASAEQLSQGATEQASSAEEASSSMEEMASNVKQNADNANQTEKIAAQSAKDAEASGAAVGRAVNAMQTIAEKITIVQEIARQTDLLALNAAVEAARAGEHGKGFAVVASEVRKLAERSQAAAAEIGTLSVETVKVAQEAGSMLAKLVPDIKKTAELVEEITAACREQDVGSAQINQAIQQLDKVGQQNASASEEVSSTSEELASQAEQLQSTIAYFRIEHGAKSHAPTPIDRAVNQLRTKAATMVAVERPAKKPQAKPARAIRAAGGGGFAFDMNDGEDDRDADFQR
- a CDS encoding chemotaxis protein CheW; translation: MAATSQYLTLGLAGETFGISIRNVREILDMRPISRLPHAPNFLLGMIDVRGAGYPIVDLRTKLGLPAAAATEATRIIILDVPMKGRLAGVGFVADCVFEVTDIDESAIEPIPEVGGKWQSDYAAGIGRKGEKFVVIFDLAKLMANDELPGEAPRAA